Within the Rosa rugosa chromosome 2, drRosRugo1.1, whole genome shotgun sequence genome, the region caaaggaactcttgtccattctcacaatgtgtttccacatgaaaaccattggctcttatatctttaaaactcaatagagttcttcctgccctaggagcgtaaagagcttcggtgacatttaaaattgtgccatttggcagcataaattgggctggacctctaccatgaatcaattgagatgatccagccatcgtagtcacggaagatcgagatggcgtcatccatagaaatagttgcctatttcgaaggatggtatgtgtagttgcactgtccacgaggcattctagctctccgggaaacatactgaaaaataataaagttcgaaattaaaatatgtccaagacattgaatttaaaataaatcgatactttattaataatagccaatgatcacatcaaagtttcgtgaccaaaatctaatccaacataagaATCAaatcgtagacaaatcgtagtcactctatccgtttggtaactccaatcaaataggaccagggaagtagagaaagatgtcggtggagcaaagctctcttaagtaccactaatcttaattactttcctagacatcatatttaatTAGATGCGCCACATAAGATAGAATTAATACCAAATGtcttttattgactaaggcatattgccattacataattcttggatataaaaataaggactaaactaatcaaaatctgcagcatccttgtgcaattctttgtcagatttgaagtccgctatggtgagattgacgttggcatcatcaccatcttcttcttcttcggcaagATTGGCTTCATGCTCTCTAAAGTCTCTATATGCCCTGTAATGCGcagctaattgtttgcttgcattgcattgcttgaaccaatgctcacttgatccacatcgatgacacatgtcattgtgatttcctccccttaattgaggtgcattatTTGCACTTGGGTGGCGTCCCCTAGTGGGGTTGGCGCCATTCCCACGGCCTTGGGCGGCTCCTCCACGTCCTGGAGCCCCacggcctcctctcccacgttgccatgtattgccacgtgttcgtccttcattctgacgattaccttcctttgtagggcggttatatggaccaaaacgtccgttgtgtcccttatttttagggttccgctccttgcgccctcctttgggtgcatgattataattcgcctcttgaacgctcttagttcctattggccttgaattataattcctcacgaggatattatcatgtttttcagctacagacatgatattaattagctgatgaaacctcgtgatccgtccagtattgaattcggttcgatattgctttgatagcaaaatagctgagacggggaaggtggagagagttttctcaattagttcttgctctgtgacaggttgtccacagaaccccaacatggttttgaggcgtagaacttctgaattatattcagctacagacttgaagtcggcgaatcgtagattgcCCCATCGAACTTTCAAGTcggggaggagggtatcctgaatattaccaaaacgctcttctagcgcaacccaCAATTccctagcatccttgattgccatgtactccaatcggagtgatttatccatgtggcgtctcatcaagatgagagcggtggcattatttgtagccgtacgctcaaatatgaggtcgggatttggtgcttgaattacgggtaggatcccttttgaagtgaggtggttctcaacatctgtgacccaactatgatattccgagccagttgagtcaagtataggaaagtcaagctttggcttcgacatcctgaaataagaagaagaaatatattagtttcggagtttaaaaacttccacgacaactaataataagatttccgagctatgctaccaagaaatcgatttccaaggaataattggattagaccgaaacaatgatgtttatatggtcaaaatttcgatgcttacggacgctcttagtccgaagtcttacgaacgctcttagttcgttaattgcgtgaatccctacgattccgcttttcaatgatcgaacccacgttataagaaaggtgggatgtagaagaagggaggttgcaagtcctcgaagaaaaggaaggagaaagtaaaGTACagaaagcgggaactttaataTAAAACTTACTTGGTTGATTGAAGCTTGAAACCTTAAAGTCTTGTACTTGGAAGCGATGTAGCTAGGTTGGTTCGGTGATGCTAGGCTCGTGTGATGATGGAAGGGGCCGAGAGTGTGGCTGGTTAGCTGGCCGAGAAGGCTGCAGTGGCAGCAGAATATACGTGCAGCAGGGGCTGCTGCTTGTGGAGTCGCTGCAAAGGCAGCAGGCGCACGGGCGCGCTGGGAGGGCTGCGGGGGCAGCAGGCAGCGGCGCAGGGGTGCGGGGCTGCAGGGCAGCGAGCAGGGCGCGGGGGCGCGCAGgtgggcagcaggggctgcggtgcAAGGCTTGGCCGAGAGGGCTGCAGGAGCAGGCGGGCTAGCAAGGGGCTAGGTGCTGCGGCAGTTTTGATGAAAAAGGATTTcgggttttgtttttggtttttgctttgtggctagagtcgtgctgataacgtgtttaaggaaaaagagatttgagagaaattgtaaagagaattgtgtgtattattattgagaataggggccctatatatagggattacaaagtactagttctaataatacaaggaataccaatccgtgtaggattgggaaatctagaacattctcccctattcctattcctagtttgataaggcacactaaacttgattttccttcaacatatctaaaatttaacacaatttttaatcaagtggccttatgagggaaaaagatatttggtggccctatgacaaaaaaaacattcaaaaatggCCTTATATGTAATTGGCCCTATTATCATTAGGTGACACAATACAATCCCGACCCATATCCGTTTGAGAAACCAAATGTTGAGGATGTCTGTCATTGATGTCAGAGTGTTAGGTTCccccatgttttttttttttatcgaaaatGAAATCATTCATTTATCAAATAAAGACTACATCAATGAGTATATAGTGGCCTTATTAAACCCACCACAATTCGGTTGGGAAGAGTACCACACTCCATTTTAACTTCAATTACAAGGACTCATCCACTAGAATTGGAATTAGCCAATCGGGCGCCATCCTCCACCAATAGGTAGGAAAATGTAGAGATAAAAACGACTTTTGCCACACAATGAGCAGCATTATTACACTCCCTTAGGATGTAACCCCAACTACAAGACTTTTCAGAACTTAGAAGTACCTTGGCTTGATCAACTAGTGCACCATCTGGACTGAGGTCTTCCTGATCAGAATTTAAAGCTATGAAAATGTTTTGAGCATCACCCTCTATTTCCAATCGAGTAAACCCCGCTTGAAGACAGAAATGCAATCCATTTACCAGAGCTAGAAATTCACATGTTTGTGGACTCACAAAACCCACATTGGGACAGCCATGACCCCTATAGAAGTACCATTCTCATCCCTGCAAACTGCTCCCGTACGAGCGCCCCATCGATGTTGAGTTTGATGACTCCCCCACTTGGTTTCACCCATCTACTTTGTCGCTGCCCAATCAACCCGATGTCATGCATCCCATCCGCACCCAACACATCACCCGTACCCATCTCACCATTACAATCCATTCTGCCGTAATTACCATAAAAATCCCACCAAGCAGCAGCTTTCACATGTTTTACAATATCTTCTTGATTTGATGCATGAGCAACACAACTTTGGTTCGTGGAGACAGTCATATATCTAGTTATGGATCGGTTTTTGTTAAGTATGAAAGCATAGCAATTTATCAATAAGTGTAAAAGGACAATTTTGTCGTTTTTTTACACGAATTTCAGTGTGCATGCTGACATGCTCTGTAGCTAATAATGTAACTTAAAGCGGCTGGTCAATTGAGATGCATGGACTCATCTCTATCTTTAAATAATGTGATAGAAGTCACATGCTACCACACAGGCCTGAAACCCCGAAGACCTAACAGCTAGCAGAATTGGGAGGCAATGGATAGCAATTTGGGTGAGAGACAGTCAGACTGATTGGACTCATTGGAGAGAATCCCATGGCAATCCAAAGATGGAGGAAATTATGTTCCTTGGTCAAGAACCAGAACAGAAGCTTTCGCTTCACTCTCAAGTCTCTACGCGTTACGAACAACAGGCAGCAGCTATTTCCAGTACCAACCAGGTTGAATTTGGTCACATTTTACACTATTGTTAACTCTAGCTCTCCtttaaacccaaatttgaactaTAGTGATGTATTCGAGATTTCTTAAGCTTTCTAACGTTGATTGTTTAACCGATTATGGATAGTTAACTTAGAGCTAGCTATATGAGTCTTGTTCCGTTTATAATTGTCAGTGAAGATATTAATGATTAACCTGAGCCTTTCCTCTATTGCAAATATCCAAATTGGACAATCGTTGGATATTGCAAGTAGCTAGCCAAGAAATGCAAAGGCTTTCTGGTGCTTGCTTCTCCAGCTAAACCATATATAATTACATTGACTCTCATACATTACAGCAgtattatatatatagacacacacacacctaTAAAGTTTCTTGCTTACGTCTCGTATATAAGCCAACCTCTTCTGCGGAGATAGGGAGCTTCATATGCTGCTCCTCGGTTTGATTATAAGCTAGGTTTGAACTTATGACCTCTCCTACATGAAGCGCAAAAGTTTAAGCGGTTAATTGTTAGAAATGAACGTTGATGTATATATGACAAGGTTATAGTTGTTGAGTATGCATAATAATAACATATACCAAGTTACCAACATGTGTGTTACTGTTGtgaaaaattatattgcatcCGTCGAGTTATGGAGCTTACATTTTCGGAATCTTGAATATTGTAGGTAAAGTTCTGCGTTGCAATCTTGGTCTCACAAGCTGCATTCAGATTTATCAATGGTGAGATACTGAGATTCTTAGAACTAAAATAAACAGAAGGGAGCAATTTTTCTCCTTTATTTTGTGGAGTTAATCATATATGATTTTTGTTCATTGTTGTGTTTATGTTGCAGGCATAGATGGTTTAGATCTAGCTAGTCAGGACAAGGAACAGACAGAGAGAACAGAGGAAGCGAATAATGTTGGCAGCAGGTATTACTGTCACCAGTGTGATCAACTCGTCACTGTCCCTGTGGATGTCACTATGACATGCCCTCTTTGCCAAGGCTGCTTTATGGAAGAATGTAGTGGTGCCATGCCGTCGGAGTCAGAGCCTTCTGCAAGGGACTCTGATGGGCATGGTGCCATGGTAATCCCTTCTTCCAATCAAACAGTCCTGGACATTGTCGAGAACAACAATGGTTCAGCGCCAAATAGATCCCCTTTTCATAGCCTCGGTTCCCATGATTACGACAACTATGGCGAGACACACCAGGCAGCAGTAATGTTTTAGCCCACAAGCATAAATAATCTTCTATTTTAATACTTGTCTTGCAGAATTTTCATAACTTTTCATACaaattatttcttgtttcaGGGGCACGGTGATTCCAACCATAGTCAGATACTTGTACTTGTCATTGGCTCTGATCATGCTGTGACCAGCAATAGCGTTAGCGGGCCAGGCCATGTGGTAAGGGTCAGAAACAACTGAAAACCATATTTAAACGGTTTTACTGCAACTCTTTTTGTTGAATTTCACAAATATATGAATAATCCTAGAGTTCTtatcactcatatttgcaggtCCCTTATGTTTCAAGTTCCAATAGTGGGTCGCTTCCACTTAACCTTGTTGCGAATGTTGGCCCTGACCAGCCACATCATGGGACAAGGGTAGCCATCAAAACCCAATACTATAATTGAAactcttgtttttgtttcaattttaggTTTGAGCTTATGGCAAATTATTGGCAATGATATATATGGCTTATACTTTGTAGATTACTTCATCCGTCTGGATCTTTTCAGCCACTGGTTTCGGCTTTGAGGCTGTTTCGGCATTTTTTGATCAGGTTTCCACCCCACGGAAGACTCGTTATGCATTATATGGCATGCTTTTGTCTATTGTGGCTGTACTTGTTTGCATCTTGGACCTCATTCTTTAGCATACGGACAGTTCACAAACAAGTGTAGGCTATCTTCATGAGGATGATTGCAGAAAACACACCCCAATTCGCCATTATAGCCCTTAGTATTAAGGCCGATCCGAGTTGGTAGAATATTTCCCACAATTCTCCAAGCATGCAGCGCTACTTTTCCAGGGACTTTGGCACTCCAAACCTTTTTCCAGACCACTCTAAGTGGGTCGACAGGCGGTTTTGGAGCTAAAACCAAACCAAGGGATAAATCCTTGGCCACATAATATGCACTGTTTGTAGTAAAGAAACCCCTCTTGTTAAAGTGCCAAATTTGTTGATCCAAAGTTGCACTACGACTCAAAGGTATGGTCAAAATTAAATCAATATCAGCTGGTGTGAAATACCTTTGTAGAACGTTTATATCCCAGGTCCACGTAAAAGGATCAATCAGCTCCATGACCAATTTAGGCACATCCTGAGAAGGAGGAGATGATGGACCTCGAGGATAAACATCTGGAATCCAATTATGCTGCCAAATTTTAATTTGGGAACCATCTCCCACCTGCCATCTGAGTCCTTGTAACAAAACCTGTCTTGCTTCTAATATACTACGCCACGAAAAAGAAGGAGTACGACCCAAAACTACCATTTGCTTCTTTGAACTTGTTGAATATATCTGCTTGAATATCATCTATATATACATACGATGATAAGAAATAAAGTTctagttgtttggctccaaaaccagtttggcgtgcaaacagtctcttttgagtgctcaggcgtgccagcaccgtggggtgcagtcgtcagggcgtcccttgacctgacttctaaatcaaacgctgtggacgaggagaacACCAATCTCGTCACcgggttcttttctatgcctttcggaaaaggacttatgccttacggataaggacttgtggtgtgatctcttgcgtcaccgagtcgatacttagtgttgtagactaagcagagcaatcaccgggaagtaggagaaagcacgagttttgctaaagcgtgactttagcttcgttgGGTtgtgagggcgttacccttactTCGCTGGTTTTCAATtaggttgaaggtaggtttgctccggagagactttaataatcgttgagattgattgattgaagagAACAACTTTTtgtgtccttgaaacctggtatttataccttagggtttcgactgttccttgacATAGAAGGATTGCTGATTGAAGATTCCTATTCAGTCTCcactacttgattccaataagggctcgttttcttTATAGATCTTGGAATAggcgaagctataacccaaacccaagtagacttAATTTTGAGCCGCAGATAGCGGTCCGCTACGCTGAATCCCCTTAAGagatcttgccaaaaatacttttgggctcaaacactaGTTAGCCAAAACCATACATTGTTTTCTTACGTACATGGTTACGTACCACGTAAAACATTAATTGTATCCATGTTGCTTTGGTAGCCGAAAACCAAGATATCTTTCAATTTAGTCATGATATCTTTCAACAAAAATTCTAATATGGACCAAGGTATAGGTGGACCATAGGCAAAATAAAGGGGAAAATGGGGCATGGAAGTCTCTTTGATCTTTCAAGGCTTCTTCTATTTCGTTTTCTAAATGATAAAACCATTCCTTATGTCATAAGCTTCAccaaaagaacaaagaacaaaACGCTTCACCAAAATTCAATTTATCCAAAATACCCTCTATTGATTGGAAGCAGATTCACTCATATATTATCAAGGTTTAAAATTGTGAAACAGTGAAACTACAATAATTCTTCCATTTCATGAGAATTAGTCATACCATGGACAGTGACATAGACTTTATCACGATTACAGCTTCATAATTACTCTCTTTTATTAAGAGGATAAGAAGTATAAAAGAAGAGAAATCATTTGATGTATATCCACTAATATAGAAGATAAAAATATAGGAATGtctttgtatttggatttgataAATGATAACCATTACAATTCTGTTCGCAATTCATCTCTTCTCCATTGCAAATAAGCAAACATACCATAACACCACCAGGATAAAGAAACATCAAATGGCGGTCCGCGCCCACCTTTAGTTAGCGACATAAGAACGCATATGCAATCCCCAAAACCAGGCCCCTAGGCACTCTTTATCATTCCTTCATCACCCAAAACAGGAAGAATACAAAAACACAGAAAAAGGtaacttctttcttttcctcttctgtttttttcttctttttctttcaaattttatTCCTTTCTTAAACGTATGCATTTGAGTGCTCTTTCGCTAAAGCCTATAAATTTGAATATGCTGATGTTTCCTCTCCACTCTCCCCATTTCTTTACTGTAAAGTCATTCCAGGACCATTACCTTTAGATCTGGATATTTCGTTATTGCTCCATTTGTGCTTCAGTTTTACGCTTTTGGGTCATTTCAAGTTcatcttttgcttcttttttttatcactTTGATATTGGGTCTCTGAGTCTCAAGGTTGGTTTCAATTGCAGAATTCTATTGGGGTTTGTTTCAAAAGTATAATTCATAGCTGTGTAATTCTGGGTTTGGAGATTTTAGGTAGCTTTATCATGTTTAATATTGAAAGTAACAATTGAGATGAGTATGGATTCTTcaaagtttttctttttatacGTCTCGATTTTAGTTGTTGTATAGTATAGATGAATTTTGGCTTCTGTATAGTATAGTTGCCTCTGTAATTGAAATTGGTGAGTCTTGAATGAGCATGTCGAAAACTTGGACTTCTTTCATTATCAACTCCTACTTCTCTAAATTCAtgattcagtttttaggtataaaTGCTTTTGTTTGTGTACTGATGTTTTGTTTAGATTGGGGTCATTATTTCTTTCTTAGTGTTTGTTCTCTTTGCCACTTAATCATAAAAAAAGTTCCTTTTAATGCTTTTCAGGTCCTTATTTGTGTAATAATATTCATCTACTTTAGATTCACACTCAGATAGATTGAATCACCTAAAATTTTCATGTTGTTACAAATTTTCAGGTATACAAATTTTTGTAATATGGAAGGTACAGTCGTTAGAAGAGTTATTCCCTCAGACAATAGTTGCCTCTTCAATGCAGTTGGGTAAGCTCCAGTGTAGAACCTCTATTTTATCCATTGTTTATTGCAAATTGTTAATAGTTTCAACTTATTGTTATCCTTCATTTGCAGGTATGTTATGGACCATGACAAGCAAAAAGCTGCTGAATTGAGACAGGTTTTGATCTCTAGTATAGCCTTCGTGTATATATAGCTCCAGATTTTCATTAAGCATGTGTGATACTGGCTAATCAATCTTTTATACTTAAACATTTTGTGGTCATCCTGGTGTGAAGGTTATAGCTGCAACGGTGGCAAGTGATCCAACGAAATATTCTGAAGCAATTCTGGGTAAACCAAATGAAGAGTATTGTGCTTGGATTCTCAACCCAGAGAAGTGGGGAGGTTTGTTTCCTGTTCCTATGCATCTCCGTCCTGGTCACCCAACAAAAATCACAATGAAAAGCTTTTCTTGTTGCAGTTTTGGTTACTTGGGATAGCTAATTAAACATTAATTATACAGGACTGACTATTTCTTCTTCTATGGCATTGAACATACTTTAATCTAATTTTTGACAAAACTTTGGGCCTTGACTGTTCAAGGAATAGTTTTTGTGGTCCCACTTTTACAAGATGGActtcaaatttttctttttcggtCAAGGTCTGTTTCAAATAAGCagtagggttttttttttttttttttcctttcattttgcTTGCTGACCGTTACTTTGTAAGCTGTTGCACAGGTGCTATCGAGCTTTCAATATTAGCAGATTATTATGGACGTGAAATTGCAGCATATGATATCCAGACTACAAGATGCGATTTGTATGGTCAGGTAAGCATGAGAAGCGAATTCTCATGCATATTAATCTTGTCAGCTCTCCAATACTGAGTGTTTATGCTATTTCAAATCTGTTGACAGGAGAAAAACTATTCTGAAAGGGTTATGCTGATCTATGATGGGCTTCACTACGATGCTTTAGCTGTAGGTGGTTCTATGCCTTTTTTGtttattctttattttgtaatttttctgGTTGTCAATGTGGAGGGATAATCAACAATGGCCTTGATATGGTCCTCAATAGTATTCTGCCATCACTCTTCTTGCTAACAGCACAAACCAGATGGTCTTACTCATCTCTTGTGTTTGCACATAAACAACCACGAGTTAAGCGAATTTGATACTTGTGCTAAATAAATAATGTTAATGTAGTAATAAGTCGTCTTTATGGTAAATTTTGGTAGTTATAATCAATTTATCAACTGGCATGTTTCTATCTTGGGTTGACTTTTTCTGCTTTCCGCTGTTTCTTATGGAGATTTATATATAAGTATATGACTTTTCCATTTAATGATGGTTGGTCCCTATATTTTGTGTATTAGATGTCTCCATTTGAAGAAGCCCCGGAGGAGTTTGATCAGACTATATTTGCAGTTAAGAACAAGACCATTGGGCCAGTGGAGGGCATCACTCTTAATCTTGTGAAAGAGCAACAACGGTAGAACTGATGATTTAGTAAATTGAAAAATACTAAATATGCAATTTTTTTGTAAATTGCATAATAGAACTGAGTCCTTTTTTAGTAAATTGAAAAATACtaaatatgtaaaaaaaaaattgtctacAGTACACAGTCCTGCTCAGGTGATCAATTGA harbors:
- the LOC133729741 gene encoding uncharacterized protein LOC133729741; this translates as MSKPKLDFPILDSTGSEYHSWVTDVENHLTSKGILPVIQAPNPDLIFERTATNNATALILMRRHMDKSLRLEYMAIKDARELWVALEERFGNIQDTLLPDLKVRWGNLRFADFKSVAEYNSEVLRLKTMLGFCGQPVTEQELIEKTLSTFPVSAILLSKQYRTEFNTGRITRFHQLINIMSVAEKHDNILVRNYNSRPIGTKSVQEANYNHAPKGGRKERNPKNKGHNGRFGPYNRPTKEGNRQNEGRTRGNTWQRGRGGRGAPGRGGAAQGRGNGANPTRGRHPSANNAPQLRGGNHNDMCHRCGSSEHWFKQCNASKQLAAHYRAYRDFREHEANLAEEEEDGDDANVNLTIADFKSDKELHKDAADFD
- the LOC133728635 gene encoding uncharacterized protein LOC133728635, which gives rise to MEEIMFLGQEPEQKLSLHSQVSTRYEQQAAAISSTNQVKFCVAILVSQAAFRFINGIDGLDLASQDKEQTERTEEANNVGSRYYCHQCDQLVTVPVDVTMTCPLCQGCFMEECSGAMPSESEPSARDSDGHGAMVIPSSNQTVLDIVENNNGSAPNRSPFHSLGSHDYDNYGETHQAAVMF
- the LOC133734374 gene encoding OVARIAN TUMOR DOMAIN-containing deubiquitinating enzyme 2, encoding MEGTVVRRVIPSDNSCLFNAVGYVMDHDKQKAAELRQVIAATVASDPTKYSEAILGKPNEEYCAWILNPEKWGGAIELSILADYYGREIAAYDIQTTRCDLYGQEKNYSERVMLIYDGLHYDALAMSPFEEAPEEFDQTIFAVKNKTIGPVEGITLNLVKEQQRKRSYTDTANFTLRCGVCQVGLVGQKEAVEHAKATGHVNFQEYR